The Deltaproteobacteria bacterium genome contains a region encoding:
- the secF gene encoding protein translocase subunit SecF, which translates to MMKLFDKEPSFDIVGKIPLFWKASGSVLAVCVLLLTVVGLNFGIDFSGGYEIQVKFPKAVDEAEVKSHLAPLGLEGLRVQRFGAVEDNEYLVLVREQGSITGAQKTAIRADFVALAGSEDGLVNWAMAESGESITVAFATPVTEEQVNAILKKNKLHVKGVTRGDRQDRPEYSIGLVSIADDIETALREGTGVASSEQLVKRVEFVGPQVGAELRNDGIMAIVYALGFILLYIAVRFDLAFAPGAVLALIHDVLITVGVFSALGLEFNLPVIAAILAIVGYSLNDTIVVYDRIRENSLRYRGRTLRDLVNTSLNQTLSRTLLTSATTMLVVLALLIVGGGIIRDFSIALTVGVLVGTYSSVAIASPAYIFLRERAEKKVTANKGKSSAVAA; encoded by the coding sequence ATGATGAAATTATTCGATAAAGAACCAAGTTTCGACATCGTTGGCAAAATCCCACTATTCTGGAAAGCTTCCGGAAGCGTACTCGCCGTATGTGTCCTGCTCTTGACGGTCGTTGGCCTCAACTTCGGCATCGACTTCTCTGGTGGCTATGAGATTCAGGTTAAGTTCCCGAAGGCGGTTGATGAAGCCGAGGTTAAGTCCCATCTGGCTCCTCTCGGTCTCGAGGGTCTTCGCGTGCAGCGCTTTGGCGCGGTTGAAGACAACGAGTACCTCGTGCTTGTTCGCGAGCAGGGTAGCATCACTGGCGCGCAGAAGACGGCAATCCGGGCCGACTTTGTAGCTTTGGCCGGCTCTGAAGATGGCTTGGTTAACTGGGCAATGGCAGAGAGTGGCGAAAGCATTACAGTTGCCTTCGCTACACCAGTCACCGAAGAGCAGGTGAATGCTATTTTGAAGAAGAATAAACTCCATGTGAAGGGTGTTACTCGTGGCGACCGTCAAGACCGTCCTGAGTATTCCATCGGACTTGTATCGATAGCGGATGATATTGAGACAGCCCTTCGTGAGGGTACGGGCGTGGCCTCTAGCGAGCAGCTTGTTAAGCGAGTTGAATTCGTTGGTCCACAAGTTGGTGCAGAGCTACGCAACGACGGCATCATGGCCATCGTTTATGCGCTCGGCTTTATTCTTCTCTATATTGCAGTCCGGTTCGACCTTGCATTTGCTCCTGGAGCGGTGCTTGCGCTGATTCACGATGTATTAATTACTGTTGGTGTGTTCTCGGCGCTGGGTCTGGAATTTAACCTCCCAGTTATCGCAGCAATTTTGGCAATCGTCGGTTATTCACTGAACGATACCATTGTTGTGTACGACCGTATTCGGGAAAACTCATTGCGATACCGTGGCCGTACGCTGCGTGATTTGGTGAACACTTCTTTGAATCAAACATTGTCGCGAACATTGCTTACCAGTGCAACCACGATGTTGGTTGTGTTGGCGCTCTTAATCGTCGGCGGCGGAATCATTCGTGATTTCTCGATTGCCCTTACTGTTGGTGTTCTTGTGGGAACTTACTCATCAGTTGCGATTGCTTCACCTGCTTATATCTTCTTGCGCGAGCGAGCAGAGAAGAAGGTTACGGCAAACAAAGGCAAGTCTTCGGCGGTCGCTGCGTAA
- the secD gene encoding protein translocase subunit SecD, with protein sequence MDNGWYSRLFLVLGFVGLAGYFLYPSYYYFYEATDEQRDSHEQFCEAMPSWMTCSKFSLGLDLQGGIHLVMGVGVEKAVEQRLDRLADSLDEGMKEEGIKFTKVVRPRGLLEIQVGFEPGQDRSQFETYLRTDFWQLEAITREDTGYTLALVAERDEEVRRSAVEQTIKSLRNRADQFGVTEPTIARRGASNILIQLPGVKDPKRALDMIGRTAQLEFKIVEAEASSIFVGIDPAELPEGVVARQNTFSGPGGKSVVDNYFELPLLQKEAVRKLLESKIDNEKMIAFGETSSNQEGFLRTYLLTAKAGITGDYLVDARVNQNPDLPSDYHVSMTFDQKGARIFENLTEANKKRNMAIVLDDVVSSAPQIQDRIAGGSAMITLGSSGDTRKKFQEATDLSLVLKAGALPAPVEIREKRQVGKTLGAESVDSGKMAITVGILMVLIFMTFYYRGSGLIANVALVLNIFFVLAVLAMFEATLTLPGMAGIVLTIGMAVDANVIIFERIVEELRIGKTPRAAIDSGYGKAFSTIMDANITTLIAGVVLMQYGSGPVRGFAVTLIIGIICSVFTAIVVTRLIFDFMSSRRRLESLSI encoded by the coding sequence ATGGACAATGGTTGGTACAGCCGTCTCTTTTTAGTTCTCGGCTTCGTAGGGTTGGCTGGATATTTTCTTTATCCTTCCTATTACTACTTCTACGAAGCAACTGATGAACAACGTGATTCTCATGAACAATTTTGCGAGGCCATGCCAAGTTGGATGACCTGCAGCAAATTTAGTCTCGGCCTCGATTTGCAGGGTGGTATCCACCTTGTAATGGGTGTTGGCGTTGAGAAAGCTGTTGAGCAGCGTCTCGACCGTCTGGCTGATTCCTTGGATGAAGGCATGAAGGAAGAAGGAATCAAGTTCACCAAGGTCGTTCGACCGCGTGGCTTGTTAGAGATCCAAGTGGGTTTCGAGCCGGGTCAAGACCGTTCACAGTTTGAGACATATCTTCGAACTGACTTTTGGCAGCTTGAAGCTATCACACGTGAAGATACGGGATATACGCTCGCTTTAGTTGCTGAGCGAGATGAAGAAGTTCGACGTTCAGCTGTCGAGCAGACGATTAAGTCGCTTCGAAACCGTGCTGACCAATTCGGTGTTACAGAGCCTACTATTGCTCGACGTGGTGCCAGTAATATTCTCATTCAGCTGCCGGGTGTTAAAGACCCTAAGCGCGCCCTGGATATGATTGGCCGTACAGCTCAGTTGGAGTTTAAGATTGTTGAAGCAGAAGCCAGCAGTATCTTTGTCGGTATCGACCCCGCAGAATTGCCTGAGGGTGTAGTTGCTCGTCAAAATACTTTTTCAGGCCCTGGCGGTAAGTCCGTTGTCGACAATTATTTTGAGCTGCCATTGCTTCAGAAGGAAGCCGTTCGCAAACTTCTCGAGTCTAAAATCGACAATGAAAAGATGATTGCATTCGGTGAAACCTCATCAAATCAGGAAGGGTTCTTACGAACTTACCTGCTTACGGCTAAGGCTGGTATTACGGGTGATTACCTAGTTGATGCGCGGGTTAACCAAAACCCTGATCTTCCATCTGATTATCACGTATCGATGACATTCGACCAAAAGGGTGCTCGCATTTTTGAAAACCTCACAGAGGCTAACAAGAAGCGTAATATGGCGATTGTCCTTGATGATGTTGTTAGCAGTGCTCCTCAGATTCAGGATCGAATCGCTGGCGGCAGTGCAATGATTACGCTCGGAAGCTCTGGCGATACTCGCAAGAAGTTTCAAGAAGCCACAGACCTCTCATTGGTTCTCAAGGCTGGTGCCTTGCCGGCGCCTGTAGAGATTCGTGAGAAGCGTCAGGTCGGTAAAACACTCGGTGCTGAATCCGTAGACAGTGGCAAGATGGCCATTACCGTCGGTATTCTTATGGTCTTGATTTTCATGACATTCTACTACCGAGGCAGTGGCCTTATAGCGAACGTCGCACTGGTTCTCAACATCTTCTTCGTATTGGCGGTGCTCGCCATGTTTGAGGCAACGCTTACGCTGCCAGGTATGGCTGGTATCGTGCTTACGATTGGTATGGCGGTGGATGCGAACGTTATTATCTTTGAGCGTATCGTTGAAGAACTCCGTATCGGCAAAACGCCACGGGCAGCGATTGATTCAGGGTATGGCAAGGCATTTTCAACGATTATGGATGCCAACATCACCACTTTGATTGCTGGTGTAGTTCTGATGCAGTACGGCTCCGGGCCTGTTCGAGGCTTCGCCGTTACACTGATCATTGGTATTATCTGCTCCGTGTTCACAGCAATTGTTGTGACTCGGCTTATATTTGACTTCATGTCGAGTCGTCGTCGGCTCGAGTCGCTCAGCATTTAA
- the yajC gene encoding preprotein translocase subunit YajC has product MQVWNHLIEVSLGQAPAGPSTTVQLVNWAFVALMVFVFYFLLIRPANKQRKEHELLLNALKKGDEVVTNGGLWARVVSIDESVATVELADKVKVRILKDRIAGKWAVTSPAKK; this is encoded by the coding sequence ATGCAAGTTTGGAATCATCTCATTGAAGTAAGTTTAGGCCAGGCGCCTGCAGGACCGTCTACGACAGTTCAGCTCGTGAACTGGGCATTTGTTGCCCTCATGGTTTTTGTCTTTTACTTTTTGCTGATCCGTCCTGCCAATAAACAACGTAAGGAACATGAACTGCTTCTTAATGCTCTTAAAAAGGGTGATGAAGTAGTGACCAACGGTGGATTATGGGCGCGCGTCGTTAGCATTGATGAATCTGTAGCCACTGTAGAGTTGGCCGACAAAGTTAAAGTTCGAATTTTGAAAGACCGTATCGCTGGTAAATGGGCGGTAACGTCTCCCGCAAAGAAATAA
- the tgt gene encoding tRNA guanosine(34) transglycosylase Tgt gives MSKNPIEFELLHKDEATEARRGRLTTGHGVIETPVFMPVGTLGTIKGLDQRDREELGADITLANAYHLMLRPGDKAIAEFGGLHKFAANKGAILTDSGGFQVFSLAEMRKVTDDGVKFRSHIDGTLFNLTPERLVELQENLGPDIAMVLDECPPADSEREVVEKAVKRTTAWAQRAVNARTRDDVAWFGIVQGALFEDLRKKHAEEITAMPFHGYAVGGVSVGEAPEDIDRIVRFTTPLLPEDKPRYLMGVGTPGDLVRGVASGIDMFDCVMPTRNARNGTLFVPGGKLNIKKSACRTALEPIDETCTCYACTNHSRAFLRHLYVAHEITFLRLATLHNLTFYMRLMQRIRDEIANGEFDPDAILEWLGEPPLRRT, from the coding sequence ATGTCGAAAAACCCAATAGAATTTGAATTATTACACAAAGACGAAGCTACCGAGGCCCGGCGCGGACGGCTTACTACGGGCCACGGGGTTATTGAAACTCCGGTGTTTATGCCTGTGGGAACGCTCGGGACGATAAAGGGACTCGACCAGCGAGACCGCGAAGAACTCGGAGCCGACATTACGCTGGCGAACGCTTACCACTTGATGCTGCGACCCGGCGATAAGGCCATAGCTGAGTTTGGTGGCCTTCATAAGTTTGCAGCGAATAAAGGCGCTATCTTGACCGATAGCGGCGGCTTTCAGGTTTTTAGTTTGGCCGAGATGCGCAAGGTCACGGACGACGGGGTTAAGTTTCGCTCCCACATTGATGGAACGCTTTTTAATCTCACGCCGGAGAGGCTAGTCGAACTCCAGGAGAACTTAGGTCCAGACATCGCTATGGTTCTAGACGAATGCCCGCCAGCGGATTCTGAGCGGGAAGTTGTTGAAAAGGCAGTGAAGCGAACGACGGCATGGGCACAGCGGGCGGTCAACGCACGTACCCGTGACGATGTGGCGTGGTTTGGCATCGTGCAAGGCGCGCTCTTTGAAGATCTTCGCAAGAAGCACGCGGAAGAAATTACCGCGATGCCATTTCATGGCTATGCCGTTGGCGGAGTCTCAGTGGGCGAGGCGCCCGAAGACATCGATAGGATTGTGCGTTTTACCACGCCGCTCTTGCCGGAGGATAAGCCCCGCTATCTCATGGGGGTCGGTACACCCGGCGATCTTGTGCGTGGTGTCGCTTCCGGGATCGATATGTTTGATTGTGTGATGCCGACGCGGAACGCGCGAAATGGAACTCTCTTTGTGCCTGGCGGGAAACTCAATATTAAGAAAAGTGCCTGTCGAACAGCATTGGAGCCTATCGATGAGACGTGCACGTGCTACGCCTGCACCAACCATAGTCGCGCGTTTTTGCGGCATCTTTACGTGGCGCACGAAATTACGTTTTTACGTTTGGCGACCCTTCACAATCTCACTTTCTACATGCGCCTGATGCAAAGAATACGGGACGAAATCGCCAATGGGGAGTTTGATCCGGATGCGATACTGGAGTGGCTCGGTGAGCCGCCGTTACGTCGAACTTAA
- the queA gene encoding tRNA preQ1(34) S-adenosylmethionine ribosyltransferase-isomerase QueA, whose translation MPLELFKYELPDSLIAHYPIEPADSCKLLVAPKGSDDSEHRIFHELPNLLERGDLLVVNQTQVIPARVIGKKPTGGHVELLFERPLNGPIHTATRWRCMGRPGKALRPGKVITLGEWELRVIGRDGMFAELECDRSIWPLLESAGQMPLPPYIDREKGGEESDLADYQSVFAKEPGAVAAPTASLHFTPDLNKLLEAKGVEFTELVLHVGPGTFLPVRPECGEDVREHEMHGEQYRLPQEAVDSIERTKARGGRVIAVGTTALRTLETWGRTGELEGESKLFLYPGQDLVVADGLITNFHLPGSTLMMLVAAILGVDRTRAIYADAIAQSYRFFSYGDAMLIV comes from the coding sequence TTGCCATTAGAGCTATTTAAATATGAGCTCCCGGATTCACTGATCGCCCATTACCCGATTGAGCCAGCCGATAGTTGCAAGCTCTTGGTGGCCCCAAAGGGTAGCGATGATTCTGAACACCGAATATTTCATGAGCTGCCGAACTTGCTAGAGAGGGGCGACCTTCTGGTTGTTAACCAGACCCAAGTCATTCCTGCTCGTGTTATTGGAAAGAAACCGACGGGCGGCCATGTTGAGCTTTTGTTCGAGCGGCCGCTTAATGGGCCTATCCATACCGCCACCAGATGGCGTTGTATGGGAAGACCAGGTAAAGCGCTCCGTCCCGGGAAAGTTATCACACTGGGTGAGTGGGAGCTGCGGGTCATCGGCCGAGATGGAATGTTTGCCGAGCTGGAGTGCGACCGGAGTATTTGGCCTTTGCTGGAGTCGGCAGGTCAAATGCCATTGCCGCCCTATATCGACCGAGAAAAAGGTGGCGAAGAAAGCGACCTCGCCGATTATCAGTCGGTGTTTGCTAAAGAGCCCGGCGCGGTGGCGGCACCCACGGCATCGCTGCACTTTACGCCAGATCTGAATAAATTGCTTGAAGCCAAGGGCGTTGAATTCACCGAGCTTGTATTGCATGTGGGTCCGGGAACTTTTTTACCGGTTCGCCCAGAATGCGGTGAAGATGTTCGCGAACACGAGATGCACGGTGAGCAATATCGGCTCCCTCAGGAAGCGGTCGATTCCATAGAACGGACTAAGGCACGTGGTGGACGGGTTATAGCGGTAGGAACCACCGCTCTGCGAACACTTGAGACCTGGGGGCGCACGGGCGAATTAGAGGGAGAGTCCAAACTCTTTCTCTATCCGGGACAAGATCTGGTCGTCGCCGATGGGTTGATTACCAATTTTCACTTGCCTGGCTCCACTTTAATGATGCTGGTCGCCGCTATCCTTGGCGTTGACCGAACCCGAGCTATTTACGCTGATGCGATTGCGCAGTCGTATAGGTTCTTCTCTTATGGCGATGCCATGTTGATTGTTTGA